A portion of the Bacillus thuringiensis genome contains these proteins:
- the hisG gene encoding ATP phosphoribosyltransferase yields the protein MRNIQIALTKGRLEKHVIPLFEQIGIDCSELKNKGRKLVFQSKNTNVSFILVKAVDVATYVEHGVADIGIVGKDILMENEKDIYEMLDLGVGICKFCVASIPTYNPKSYRKKRIATKYPHITSTYFHDKGEDVEIIKIEGSVEIAPLLGLADAIVDIVETGKTLQENGLIVFEEMHFISARMIVNKAALKTKKDEIFSIINMMEQEILSGK from the coding sequence ATGCGTAACATTCAAATTGCGTTAACGAAAGGAAGATTAGAAAAACATGTAATTCCACTTTTTGAGCAGATTGGAATTGATTGTTCCGAGCTCAAAAATAAAGGTCGGAAGCTTGTATTTCAAAGTAAAAATACAAATGTTTCATTTATTTTAGTAAAGGCGGTTGATGTTGCCACTTATGTAGAACATGGGGTAGCTGATATTGGGATCGTTGGAAAAGATATTTTAATGGAAAACGAGAAAGATATTTATGAAATGCTGGATTTAGGAGTGGGGATTTGTAAGTTTTGTGTTGCTTCTATTCCTACGTATAACCCAAAGAGTTATCGGAAGAAAAGGATTGCTACGAAATACCCACATATTACTTCTACTTATTTTCATGATAAGGGAGAGGATGTAGAAATTATTAAAATAGAAGGTTCTGTAGAAATCGCTCCTCTTCTTGGATTGGCAGATGCGATTGTAGATATTGTTGAAACAGGAAAAACATTACAAGAGAACGGACTTATTGTATTTGAGGAAATGCACTTTATATCGGCTCGGATGATTGTAAATAAGGCAGCCTTAAAAACTAAAAAAGACGAAATATTCAGTATTATAAATATGATGGAGCAAGAAATCTTATCAGGGAAATAG
- the leuB gene encoding 3-isopropylmalate dehydrogenase, which produces MEKRIVCLAGDGVGPEVMESAKEVLHMVERLYGHHFHLQDEYFGGVAIDLTGKPLPQRTLAACLASDAVLLGAVGGPRWDSAKERPEKGLLALRKGLGVFANVRPVTVESATAHLSPLKNADEIDFVVVRELTGGIYFSYPKERTEEVATDTLTYHRHEIERIVSYAFQLANKRKKKVTSIDKANVLESSKLWRTVTEEVALRYPNVEVEHILVDAAAMELIRNPGRFDVIVTENLFGDILSDEASVLAGSLGMLPSASHAEKGPSLYEPIHGSAPDIAGKNKANPIAMMRSVAMMLGQSFGLTREGYAIEEAVSAVLKSGKCTADIGGTETTTSFTKAVIQEMEEQALVGRGK; this is translated from the coding sequence ATGGAAAAACGTATCGTTTGTTTAGCTGGTGATGGTGTCGGTCCAGAAGTTATGGAAAGTGCGAAGGAAGTATTGCATATGGTAGAAAGGCTATATGGACATCATTTTCATTTGCAAGATGAGTACTTTGGTGGTGTTGCTATCGATTTAACTGGGAAACCATTACCACAGCGAACACTTGCCGCCTGTTTAGCGAGTGATGCGGTTTTACTTGGAGCAGTAGGTGGACCAAGGTGGGATAGTGCGAAAGAAAGGCCTGAGAAAGGATTATTAGCATTAAGAAAAGGACTCGGTGTATTTGCGAATGTTCGCCCTGTAACGGTAGAAAGTGCAACTGCACATTTATCACCATTAAAAAATGCTGATGAAATTGATTTTGTTGTCGTTCGTGAATTAACAGGCGGAATTTATTTTTCTTATCCGAAAGAGCGAACGGAAGAAGTGGCGACAGATACACTTACGTATCATCGCCATGAAATTGAACGTATCGTTTCGTATGCTTTTCAATTAGCGAATAAGCGGAAGAAAAAAGTAACATCTATTGATAAAGCGAATGTTTTAGAGTCTAGTAAACTATGGAGAACTGTGACAGAAGAAGTAGCACTTCGCTACCCAAATGTGGAAGTAGAACACATTTTAGTAGATGCAGCGGCTATGGAATTAATTCGAAATCCAGGAAGATTTGACGTTATTGTAACGGAAAATTTATTTGGTGATATTTTAAGTGATGAGGCTTCAGTATTAGCTGGATCATTAGGAATGCTGCCATCAGCAAGTCACGCTGAAAAGGGGCCTTCATTATACGAGCCTATTCACGGATCAGCACCGGATATTGCGGGGAAAAATAAGGCAAATCCAATTGCGATGATGCGTTCTGTTGCAATGATGCTTGGGCAATCGTTCGGATTAACGAGAGAAGGATATGCAATTGAAGAAGCAGTTTCTGCAGTCCTTAAATCAGGAAAATGTACAGCAGATATCGGAGGGACTGAAACGACAACTTCATTTACAAAGGCAGTCATTCAAGAAATGGAAGAGCAAGCGTTAGTAGGGAGAGGAAAATAA
- a CDS encoding ATP phosphoribosyltransferase regulatory subunit — MTKWRRANPNGTRDYLFEECTLIEEVEQKLRLTFLERGYEEIRTPTIEFYDVFAFQNRPIDEEKMYKFFDEKGRIIVLRPDMTIPLARVIGTQRWDTPLKLTYSGNVFRANESHSGKYNEIVQSGIEVIGIDNVRAEIECVISVIQALQKLKVQSFTIEIGQVQLYKCIVKKLSIHDEEERVLRTYIESKNYAALSNFIGEKKLDRCDETVRLLEKLPRLFGNLEVIEEAEKLASSNEMKMAIARVKEMYETIETLGYGSYISIDLGMIQHLDYYTGVIFKGYIYEIGEEIVSGGRYDELIGNFGEMLPAVGLAVQVNQIVKALQEQQEPYERNQIDIVIHYELNRLAEAERLRNLLRKDGKNAWLSLFSNLNDTFQFARKNKIGTVVEAKNEYLVEYVWNEKWVVQKEGETSCVTFKLR; from the coding sequence ATGACAAAATGGAGACGGGCAAACCCGAATGGAACGAGAGATTATTTATTCGAAGAATGTACGTTAATTGAAGAAGTGGAGCAAAAATTAAGGCTTACTTTTTTAGAGAGAGGTTATGAGGAAATAAGAACACCTACAATTGAATTTTATGATGTTTTTGCATTTCAAAATAGACCGATAGATGAAGAGAAGATGTATAAATTTTTTGATGAAAAGGGAAGGATTATCGTTTTACGTCCAGATATGACAATTCCTTTAGCGAGAGTTATTGGAACACAGAGATGGGATACGCCACTTAAATTGACGTATAGCGGGAATGTATTTCGAGCGAATGAATCCCATTCTGGAAAATATAATGAAATCGTACAAAGTGGTATTGAAGTTATCGGGATTGATAATGTAAGAGCTGAAATTGAATGTGTAATAAGTGTCATTCAAGCACTTCAAAAGTTGAAGGTACAATCTTTTACAATTGAGATTGGGCAAGTACAGTTATATAAATGTATTGTAAAAAAACTCTCCATCCATGATGAAGAAGAAAGAGTACTTAGAACGTATATAGAAAGTAAAAATTATGCTGCCCTCTCAAATTTTATCGGAGAAAAGAAATTAGATCGATGCGATGAGACAGTAAGATTACTTGAGAAATTGCCAAGGCTATTTGGAAATTTAGAAGTTATTGAGGAAGCAGAAAAGCTTGCTTCAAGTAATGAAATGAAAATGGCAATTGCAAGAGTAAAAGAAATGTATGAAACAATTGAAACGTTAGGATATGGTTCTTACATATCAATTGATTTAGGTATGATTCAACACTTAGATTACTATACGGGTGTTATTTTCAAAGGATATATATATGAAATTGGGGAAGAAATCGTTAGTGGCGGAAGATACGATGAGCTAATTGGGAATTTTGGAGAAATGCTGCCGGCTGTTGGACTCGCGGTGCAAGTAAATCAAATTGTGAAGGCGCTGCAAGAGCAGCAAGAACCATATGAACGAAATCAAATTGATATTGTGATTCATTATGAGTTAAATAGATTAGCAGAAGCAGAAAGGTTACGAAATTTACTTCGAAAGGACGGTAAGAATGCCTGGTTATCTTTATTTTCTAATTTAAATGATACCTTTCAATTTGCAAGAAAAAATAAAATAGGAACAGTCGTTGAGGCAAAGAATGAATACTTAGTGGAATATGTATGGAATGAAAAATGGGTAGTCCAGAAAGAAGGAGAGACTTCATGCGTAACATTCAAATTGCGTTAA
- the leuD gene encoding 3-isopropylmalate dehydratase small subunit has product MEPFRIHKGTAAVLMNDNIDTDQIIPKQYLKRIERTGFGKFLFDEWRYDNNRQENPNFPLNAQERKGASILITGDNFGCGSSREHAPWSLADYGFRVIIAGGFADIFYMNCMKNGMLPIVMDKDIREQLAKTDAREQIKVDLENEVITTNTHRFHFTIEKMWKEKLLNGLDEISITMQYEKEIKEYERKVALH; this is encoded by the coding sequence ATGGAGCCATTTCGTATTCATAAAGGTACTGCCGCAGTACTGATGAATGATAACATTGATACAGATCAAATTATTCCGAAGCAATATTTAAAGAGAATTGAAAGAACTGGGTTTGGAAAGTTTTTATTTGATGAGTGGCGATATGATAATAATCGCCAAGAAAACCCTAATTTCCCACTTAATGCACAAGAAAGAAAAGGAGCCAGTATATTAATTACAGGTGATAATTTTGGATGTGGCTCGTCAAGAGAACATGCTCCGTGGTCACTTGCTGATTATGGTTTCCGCGTTATTATCGCTGGAGGATTTGCCGATATCTTTTATATGAATTGTATGAAGAATGGCATGTTACCGATTGTAATGGATAAAGATATACGTGAACAACTTGCTAAAACAGATGCGAGGGAACAAATCAAAGTAGATTTAGAAAATGAAGTAATTACAACGAATACGCACAGATTCCATTTTACAATTGAGAAAATGTGGAAAGAGAAGTTATTAAATGGTTTAGATGAAATTAGTATTACAATGCAATATGAAAAAGAAATAAAAGAGTATGAAAGAAAAGTGGCTTTACATTAA
- the leuC gene encoding 3-isopropylmalate dehydratase large subunit, with amino-acid sequence MGKRLLDKLWERHVVATNENGLDLLYIDLHLVHEVTSPQAFEGLRLTNRTVRRPDLTFATMDHNIPTKDVWNITDRIAKQQLDTLRENCKQFQVPLADIGDEEQGIVHVIGPELGLTQPGKTIVCGDSHTATHGAFGALAFGIGTSEVEHVLATQTLWQRKPKAMGIELKGRLPQGVYAKDIILHLLSKYGVAVGTGYVMEFYGEAIHALDMEERMTLCNMAIEGGAKAGIIAPDEKTVAYVKGRKYAPKEYESIKKKWSELYTDLDAVYDLHIIVDVTDLAPYVTWGTNPSMGVRIDEKLPEKHDANDERAFSYMGLSPGQSTYDIPVQHVFIGSCTNSRLSDLEIAASVVKGKKVKEGVRALVVPGSQRVREAAMHKGLHRIFEEAGFEWREPGCSMCLGMNPDQVPEGEHCASTSNRNFEGRQGKGARTHLVSPAMAAAAALYGHFVDIRKESYDGAISYS; translated from the coding sequence ATGGGGAAAAGGTTACTAGATAAGCTTTGGGAAAGACATGTAGTTGCGACAAATGAAAATGGATTGGATTTATTATATATCGATCTACATCTTGTTCATGAAGTAACGTCACCGCAAGCCTTTGAAGGCTTGCGGCTTACAAATCGAACAGTCCGCAGACCAGATTTAACATTTGCAACGATGGATCATAATATTCCAACGAAAGATGTTTGGAATATTACCGATCGCATTGCGAAGCAGCAACTAGATACACTTCGGGAAAACTGTAAACAATTTCAGGTGCCATTAGCGGATATCGGAGATGAAGAGCAAGGGATCGTTCATGTTATAGGACCAGAACTTGGGCTCACACAGCCAGGAAAAACGATTGTTTGTGGTGATAGTCATACAGCGACACACGGTGCTTTTGGCGCACTAGCGTTTGGGATTGGTACGAGTGAAGTGGAACATGTATTGGCAACGCAAACGTTATGGCAACGAAAGCCGAAAGCGATGGGCATTGAGTTAAAAGGAAGGTTACCGCAAGGTGTTTATGCGAAAGATATTATTTTACATCTCCTTTCAAAGTACGGAGTAGCAGTTGGAACAGGTTACGTAATGGAATTTTACGGAGAGGCCATTCATGCTCTGGATATGGAAGAGAGGATGACGCTTTGTAATATGGCAATTGAAGGGGGAGCGAAGGCTGGCATTATTGCACCAGATGAAAAAACGGTTGCTTACGTAAAAGGACGTAAATATGCACCGAAAGAATATGAATCTATTAAGAAAAAATGGTCGGAACTTTATACAGATTTAGATGCAGTTTATGATTTACATATTATAGTAGATGTTACGGATTTAGCGCCGTACGTTACGTGGGGAACAAATCCTAGTATGGGTGTTCGGATTGATGAGAAATTGCCAGAAAAGCATGATGCAAATGACGAAAGGGCGTTTTCTTATATGGGCTTGAGTCCCGGCCAAAGTACGTATGACATTCCAGTTCAACATGTTTTCATTGGATCTTGTACAAATTCCAGGCTTTCTGATTTAGAAATTGCTGCATCTGTCGTGAAAGGTAAAAAAGTAAAAGAAGGTGTGCGAGCACTTGTTGTACCTGGATCTCAAAGGGTAAGAGAAGCAGCGATGCATAAAGGATTACATCGCATATTTGAAGAAGCTGGATTTGAATGGAGAGAGCCCGGATGTTCAATGTGTCTAGGTATGAATCCAGATCAAGTGCCTGAAGGAGAACATTGTGCCTCTACGTCAAATCGCAATTTTGAAGGAAGACAAGGAAAGGGAGCACGAACGCACTTAGTTAGTCCGGCAATGGCGGCAGCGGCTGCGTTATATGGTCATTTTGTTGATATTAGAAAGGAGAGTTATGATGGAGCCATTTCGTATTCATAA